In Geotalea uraniireducens, one genomic interval encodes:
- the ybeY gene encoding rRNA maturation RNase YbeY produces MKVAITNRQRRHPVPTKALRKVAERILSALGYPDSELSLVITGDRGIRRVNREYLGKDRPTNVISFAMNEGEFGGVNPELLGDVIISADTTAREAEEGGLPFWHRLCFLVIHGVLHITGYDHERSGEAEARRMEAKERELFALLEDEALV; encoded by the coding sequence GTGAAAGTAGCGATAACGAACCGGCAAAGGCGCCACCCGGTCCCGACGAAGGCCCTAAGAAAGGTAGCGGAGAGGATCTTAAGCGCCTTGGGATATCCCGATAGCGAGCTGTCGCTGGTGATTACCGGCGACCGCGGCATCCGGCGCGTCAACCGCGAGTACCTGGGGAAGGACCGGCCGACCAATGTCATTTCCTTTGCCATGAACGAGGGGGAGTTTGGCGGGGTCAATCCCGAACTGCTCGGCGATGTGATCATCTCGGCGGATACGACGGCCCGCGAGGCGGAAGAAGGGGGGCTTCCCTTCTGGCATCGGCTTTGTTTCCTGGTGATCCACGGCGTGCTTCACATTACCGGTTATGACCACGAGCGGAGCGGAGAAGCGGAGGCCCGCCGGATGGAGGCGAAAGAGCGGGAACTTTTCGCCCTGCTGGAGGATGAAGCGCTTGTCTGA
- a CDS encoding HD family phosphohydrolase gives MPSPSGKTDQDSRGSLALPLGRMLDNLLERFSSSRHEVRNRRILLLLTALLLTLFILPRQEFRSVHYKTGDIASSDIRATQDYLLEDRGLTEKKRKEAEVAVPYVYSFDSRGVEEVVGRFQQALSLLKESATGTAPPDRPIGAALKGIFGDELSPTEVAVLMHLGADSNFFDQVRLLAERFAGQKIVADKRTFDADSAHGITIVDSATGNPLEMNDLTVSPLDPADVAAKIRTLKVVVNGIPAHEIATLKELVVKAVRPTLVFNRDLTDRAVKRARDDVRPVLLQVKRGEMIVRVGERVTEDQAQKLEMIFAARHGINNFFSSFGLFGLILVLFYFPYRFARKNIRKFNPSTKDLLLVSLITIGVFVLHKIALAVSAAMGTPFPAIDTNDYFYIFPFAVGPMIIRIILNSEVAMVYAAITAPLLGVMFGNSLFVVIYALLGGVVGAHGVRHCKDRGRIYTAGLKVSVVNFAMALSFQTMNESFLSMQTFYCAAFALVGGIVCAAIVIGIIPMIETVFHYTTDIKLLELSNLNSPILRELMIRAPGTYHHSVLVGNLVEAAAEAINANPLLARVAAYYHDIGKISKPQYFIENVGGGENRHDKLSPNMSALILISHVKEGVELAREHRLGRSIIDIIRQSHGTALIKFFYQKAQNCTAEGQALDDRDFRYPGPKPQTREAGLVMLADCVEAASRTLTDPTPSRIQGMVQKIINNVFIDGQLDECELTLHNLHEIAKSFNQILAGIYHHRIDYPEPAYKEKEKQPGGKKVSESSDNEPAKAPPGPDEGPKKGSGEDLKRLGISR, from the coding sequence ATGCCCTCCCCAAGCGGCAAAACTGATCAGGATTCACGGGGCTCCCTGGCCCTTCCCCTCGGGCGCATGCTGGACAATCTCCTCGAGCGATTTTCCAGTTCGCGTCATGAGGTGAGAAATCGCCGCATCCTGCTGCTCCTTACCGCCCTGTTGCTGACCCTGTTCATTCTTCCCCGCCAGGAATTCCGTTCCGTCCATTACAAGACCGGCGACATCGCTTCCTCCGATATCCGGGCTACTCAGGATTACCTGCTCGAAGACCGGGGCCTCACCGAAAAGAAGCGTAAAGAGGCTGAAGTTGCAGTGCCGTACGTTTACAGCTTCGACAGCCGGGGAGTTGAAGAGGTGGTGGGGCGGTTTCAACAGGCGCTCTCCCTGCTCAAGGAGTCAGCGACCGGCACTGCCCCGCCGGACCGGCCGATCGGCGCTGCCCTGAAGGGCATTTTCGGCGACGAGCTTTCGCCGACGGAAGTCGCCGTCCTGATGCATCTCGGCGCGGATAGCAATTTCTTCGATCAGGTACGGCTCTTGGCCGAACGGTTTGCCGGGCAGAAAATCGTTGCCGACAAGCGCACCTTCGATGCCGATAGCGCCCATGGCATCACCATTGTTGACTCTGCTACCGGCAATCCGCTCGAGATGAACGATTTGACCGTTTCGCCGCTCGATCCCGCCGACGTGGCGGCGAAGATCAGGACGCTGAAAGTTGTCGTCAACGGGATCCCGGCCCACGAGATAGCCACTCTCAAGGAGTTGGTCGTGAAGGCGGTCCGGCCGACACTGGTCTTCAACCGCGATTTGACCGACCGGGCAGTCAAGCGGGCCCGGGACGATGTCCGGCCGGTGCTGCTCCAAGTGAAGCGGGGCGAGATGATTGTCCGGGTTGGCGAGCGGGTGACGGAGGACCAGGCGCAGAAACTGGAGATGATCTTCGCCGCCCGTCACGGCATCAATAATTTTTTCTCCAGTTTCGGCCTGTTCGGCTTGATCCTGGTGCTGTTCTACTTCCCTTACCGGTTTGCGCGCAAGAATATCCGCAAATTCAATCCGAGTACCAAGGACCTGCTGCTCGTTTCGCTGATCACGATCGGCGTCTTCGTGCTGCACAAGATCGCCCTGGCCGTTTCCGCGGCGATGGGGACCCCGTTCCCCGCCATCGATACCAACGACTATTTCTACATCTTCCCCTTCGCTGTGGGGCCGATGATCATCCGGATCATCCTCAATTCCGAAGTGGCGATGGTCTATGCCGCCATTACCGCACCGCTGCTCGGAGTGATGTTCGGCAACAGCCTCTTCGTGGTCATTTACGCCCTGCTCGGCGGGGTGGTTGGCGCCCACGGCGTCCGGCACTGCAAGGACCGCGGCCGGATCTATACCGCCGGCCTCAAGGTAAGTGTGGTCAATTTCGCCATGGCGCTGTCGTTCCAGACGATGAACGAGAGTTTTCTCTCGATGCAGACGTTCTACTGCGCCGCCTTTGCCCTGGTCGGGGGGATCGTCTGTGCGGCCATTGTTATCGGGATCATCCCGATGATCGAAACGGTTTTCCACTATACTACCGATATCAAGCTGCTCGAACTTTCTAACCTCAATTCGCCGATCCTTCGGGAACTGATGATCCGCGCTCCCGGTACCTATCATCACAGCGTGCTGGTCGGCAATCTGGTGGAAGCCGCCGCCGAGGCGATCAACGCCAATCCGCTTCTGGCGCGGGTGGCGGCCTATTACCACGATATCGGCAAGATCAGCAAGCCGCAGTATTTTATCGAAAACGTCGGCGGCGGTGAGAACCGTCATGATAAGCTGTCGCCGAACATGAGCGCCCTGATCCTGATCTCCCACGTCAAGGAAGGGGTGGAGCTCGCCCGGGAACACCGCCTCGGCCGGTCGATCATCGATATTATCCGTCAGTCGCACGGTACGGCGCTGATCAAGTTTTTCTACCAGAAAGCCCAGAACTGCACCGCTGAAGGCCAGGCCCTGGACGATCGCGATTTCCGTTACCCGGGCCCGAAGCCCCAGACCAGGGAAGCGGGGTTGGTGATGCTGGCCGACTGCGTCGAAGCGGCGTCCCGGACCCTTACCGATCCGACGCCGTCCCGGATTCAGGGGATGGTGCAGAAGATCATCAATAACGTGTTTATCGACGGCCAACTGGACGAGTGCGAGCTGACCCTGCACAACCTCCACGAAATCGCCAAGAGCTTCAACCAGATACTGGCCGGAATCTATCACCATCGGATCGACTATCCGGAACCGGCCTACAAGGAAAAGGAAAAACAGCCTGGAGGCAAAAAAGTCAGTGAAAGTAGCGATAACGAACCGGCAAAGGCGCCACCCGGTCCCGACGAAGGCCCTAAGAAAGGTAGCGGAGAGGATCTTAAGCGCCTTGGGATATCCCGATAG